In Cheilinus undulatus linkage group 14, ASM1832078v1, whole genome shotgun sequence, a genomic segment contains:
- the LOC121521518 gene encoding solute carrier family 23 member 1-like isoform X2: MSSRKGAVGLDNLAFDIEEQVNDQLKQKEEKMHGSSCGAEENRDKPIYCVTDVPPWHLCILLAIQHYLTAFGGIISIPLILSEGLCLQHDSLTQSRLINTIFFVSGLCTLLQVTFGVRLPILQGGTFALLTPAVAMLSMPEWKCPAWTQNATLVNTSSPAFIEEWQSRMRTLQGSIMVASLLQILVGFSGLIGFLMRFIGPLTIAPTVSLIGLSLYDSAGSKLGSHWGISAMTTALIILFSQYLRRVPIPVPAYSKTKKLHTSKFYIFQSMPILLGILVSWLVCYLLTIYDVLPSDPAQYGHLARTDVKGDVVNEASWFKVPYPGQWGLPTVSLAGVMGIMAGIICSMAESVGDYHTCAKLSGAPPPPKHAINRGIGVEGLGCLLAGAFGTGNGTTSFSENVAALGITKVGSRTVIFLSGVFLILMGLLGKIGAIFTTIPTPVLGGMFLIMFGVISAAGISNLQSTDMNSSRNIFIFGFSIFTALVLPNWIMKNPDFFQTGVNELDQVIHILLSTHMFVGGFLGFFLDNTVPGTKRERGLLALDECHLEDSSDASESEDVYDLPLGITSCLSSQSWVRYIPFCPRKGKRTQNKSADNQTSQSEQIPNGTGVTEEFAF; encoded by the exons ATGTCTTCAAGGAAAGGAGCTGTTGGGCTTGATAATCTTGCGTTTGAT ATTGAGGAACAAGTCAATGATCAGCTGAaacaaaaggaggaaaagatgcATGGCAGCAGCTGTGGAGCAGAGGAAAACAGAGATAAACCTATCTATTGTGTCACTGATGTTCCCCCTTGGCACCTCTGTATTCTTCTGGCCATTCAG CATTACCTGACAGCTTTTGGTGGGATCATCTCTATTCCTCTCATACTGTCGGAGGGATTGTGTCTGCAGCACGACAGCCTGACACAGAGTCGCCTCATTAACACCATTTTCTTCGTGTCTGGCCTGTGCACCCTGCTGCAGGTCACCTTCGGTGTTAG GCTTCCCATCCTCCAGGGTGGTACATTTGCTTTGCTAACACCTGCAGTAGCCATGTTGTCCATGCCTGAGTGGAAGTGTCCTGCATGGACCCAGAATGCCACTCTGGTTAACACCTCCTCTCCTGCCTTCATAGAAGAGTGGCAGAGCCGCATGAGAACA CTTCAGGGCTCCATCATGGTGGCCTCTCTCCTCCAGATCCTGGTGGGTTTCTCTGGTCTTATCGGCTTCCTCATGCGCTTCATTGGTCCCTTAACCATCGCCCCCACAGTCTCTCTCATAGGACTGTCTCTATACGACTCAGCTGGAAGCAAGCTCGGCAGCCACTGGGGCATCTCTGCTAT GACAACAGCACTGATCATCCTGTTTTCCCAGTACCTCCGTCGTGTACCCATTCCTGTTCCTGCATACAGCAAAACCAAGAAACTGCACACCTCTAAGTTCTACATCTTCCAGTCGATGCCT ATTCTGCTGGGCATTTTGGTGTCATGGTTGGTCTGCTACCTCCTCACCATCTATGATGTCCTACCATCTGATCCAGCCCAGTATGGCCACCTGGCCCGTACTGATGTGAAGGGGGATGTGGTGAACGAGGCTTCCTGGTTTAAAGTCCCTTATCCTG GTCAGTGGGGCCTTCCCACTGTGAGCCTTGCAGGTGTGATGGGCATTATGGCTGGAATAATATGCTCAATGGCAGAATCTGTGGGCGACTACCACACATGTGCCAAGCTATCAGGggcccctcctccacccaaacaTGCCATCAACCGGGGCATTGGTGTTGAAGGGCTCGGCTGTTTGTTGGCGGGGGCGTTCGGGACAGGCAATGGTACCACTTCCTTCAGTGAGAATGTGGCTGCCCTGGGTATCACCAAG GTTGGTAGCCGGACGGTGATTTTTCTGAGTGGAGTGTTTCTGATTCTGATGGGGTTGCTGGGTAAAATTGGAGCCATCTTCACAACCATTCCTACGCCAGTGCTTGGAGGGATGTTCTTGATTATGTTTGGAGTCATTTCTGCAGCAGGAATTTCAAATCTGCAG TCCACAGACATGAACTCCTCCAGgaacatatttatttttggtttttcTATCTTCACTGCACTTGTTCTTCCAAACTGGATAATGAAGAATCCTGACTTCTTTCAAACAG GTGTAAACGAGTTAGACCAAGTGATCCACATATTATTGTCCACACATATGTTTGTTGGAGGGTTTCTTGGCTTCTTCCTAGATAACACAGTTCCAG GAACCAAACGTGAGCGTGGTCTCTTAGCCTTGGATGAATGTCATCTTGAGGACTCGAGCGACGCTTCAGAAAGTGAAGATGTGTACGACCTCCCCTTAGGAATAACATCCTGCCTCTCATCTCAGTCTTGGGTTCGATACATCCCGTTCTGCCCGAGGAAGGGCAAAAGGACTCAGAACAAGTCTGCAGACAATCAGACCTCACAAAGTGAGCAGATACCAAATGGCACAGGGGTCACTGAGGAATTTGCTTTTTAG
- the LOC121521518 gene encoding solute carrier family 23 member 1-like isoform X1: MAGAKLADPPQAEWDIFLFSIEEQVNDQLKQKEEKMHGSSCGAEENRDKPIYCVTDVPPWHLCILLAIQHYLTAFGGIISIPLILSEGLCLQHDSLTQSRLINTIFFVSGLCTLLQVTFGVRLPILQGGTFALLTPAVAMLSMPEWKCPAWTQNATLVNTSSPAFIEEWQSRMRTLQGSIMVASLLQILVGFSGLIGFLMRFIGPLTIAPTVSLIGLSLYDSAGSKLGSHWGISAMTTALIILFSQYLRRVPIPVPAYSKTKKLHTSKFYIFQSMPILLGILVSWLVCYLLTIYDVLPSDPAQYGHLARTDVKGDVVNEASWFKVPYPGQWGLPTVSLAGVMGIMAGIICSMAESVGDYHTCAKLSGAPPPPKHAINRGIGVEGLGCLLAGAFGTGNGTTSFSENVAALGITKVGSRTVIFLSGVFLILMGLLGKIGAIFTTIPTPVLGGMFLIMFGVISAAGISNLQSTDMNSSRNIFIFGFSIFTALVLPNWIMKNPDFFQTGVNELDQVIHILLSTHMFVGGFLGFFLDNTVPGTKRERGLLALDECHLEDSSDASESEDVYDLPLGITSCLSSQSWVRYIPFCPRKGKRTQNKSADNQTSQSEQIPNGTGVTEEFAF, translated from the exons ATGGCTGGAGCAAAACTTGCAGATCCTCCTCAGGCAGAGTGGGACATTTTCCTTTTCTCA ATTGAGGAACAAGTCAATGATCAGCTGAaacaaaaggaggaaaagatgcATGGCAGCAGCTGTGGAGCAGAGGAAAACAGAGATAAACCTATCTATTGTGTCACTGATGTTCCCCCTTGGCACCTCTGTATTCTTCTGGCCATTCAG CATTACCTGACAGCTTTTGGTGGGATCATCTCTATTCCTCTCATACTGTCGGAGGGATTGTGTCTGCAGCACGACAGCCTGACACAGAGTCGCCTCATTAACACCATTTTCTTCGTGTCTGGCCTGTGCACCCTGCTGCAGGTCACCTTCGGTGTTAG GCTTCCCATCCTCCAGGGTGGTACATTTGCTTTGCTAACACCTGCAGTAGCCATGTTGTCCATGCCTGAGTGGAAGTGTCCTGCATGGACCCAGAATGCCACTCTGGTTAACACCTCCTCTCCTGCCTTCATAGAAGAGTGGCAGAGCCGCATGAGAACA CTTCAGGGCTCCATCATGGTGGCCTCTCTCCTCCAGATCCTGGTGGGTTTCTCTGGTCTTATCGGCTTCCTCATGCGCTTCATTGGTCCCTTAACCATCGCCCCCACAGTCTCTCTCATAGGACTGTCTCTATACGACTCAGCTGGAAGCAAGCTCGGCAGCCACTGGGGCATCTCTGCTAT GACAACAGCACTGATCATCCTGTTTTCCCAGTACCTCCGTCGTGTACCCATTCCTGTTCCTGCATACAGCAAAACCAAGAAACTGCACACCTCTAAGTTCTACATCTTCCAGTCGATGCCT ATTCTGCTGGGCATTTTGGTGTCATGGTTGGTCTGCTACCTCCTCACCATCTATGATGTCCTACCATCTGATCCAGCCCAGTATGGCCACCTGGCCCGTACTGATGTGAAGGGGGATGTGGTGAACGAGGCTTCCTGGTTTAAAGTCCCTTATCCTG GTCAGTGGGGCCTTCCCACTGTGAGCCTTGCAGGTGTGATGGGCATTATGGCTGGAATAATATGCTCAATGGCAGAATCTGTGGGCGACTACCACACATGTGCCAAGCTATCAGGggcccctcctccacccaaacaTGCCATCAACCGGGGCATTGGTGTTGAAGGGCTCGGCTGTTTGTTGGCGGGGGCGTTCGGGACAGGCAATGGTACCACTTCCTTCAGTGAGAATGTGGCTGCCCTGGGTATCACCAAG GTTGGTAGCCGGACGGTGATTTTTCTGAGTGGAGTGTTTCTGATTCTGATGGGGTTGCTGGGTAAAATTGGAGCCATCTTCACAACCATTCCTACGCCAGTGCTTGGAGGGATGTTCTTGATTATGTTTGGAGTCATTTCTGCAGCAGGAATTTCAAATCTGCAG TCCACAGACATGAACTCCTCCAGgaacatatttatttttggtttttcTATCTTCACTGCACTTGTTCTTCCAAACTGGATAATGAAGAATCCTGACTTCTTTCAAACAG GTGTAAACGAGTTAGACCAAGTGATCCACATATTATTGTCCACACATATGTTTGTTGGAGGGTTTCTTGGCTTCTTCCTAGATAACACAGTTCCAG GAACCAAACGTGAGCGTGGTCTCTTAGCCTTGGATGAATGTCATCTTGAGGACTCGAGCGACGCTTCAGAAAGTGAAGATGTGTACGACCTCCCCTTAGGAATAACATCCTGCCTCTCATCTCAGTCTTGGGTTCGATACATCCCGTTCTGCCCGAGGAAGGGCAAAAGGACTCAGAACAAGTCTGCAGACAATCAGACCTCACAAAGTGAGCAGATACCAAATGGCACAGGGGTCACTGAGGAATTTGCTTTTTAG